From one Paeniglutamicibacter psychrophenolicus genomic stretch:
- a CDS encoding amidohydrolase, translating into MRLDLLVRAGSILTMDEARPSAREMGIISGRIVGFDEELSGCTADRIEDFGDATITPGFIDAHCHTTWWGLGLDALDLSEARGLEELYALLEDEMDRLAGKPGVWLNGTGFNHKNHGGAFPDILRLDAITGDRPLYLRHISGHASITNTATLALAGALEPGFADPVGGAVVRDAQGSPTGLVEEAAQGIIQKMLLPYSVEQIVGALDAATSRYAAEGITSFTEAGIGGGWIGHSPVEVTAYQKALAAGKLHARAQLMPTLDALREQESHPTDAHGSGTGLGLDLGVTAGFGNEHLSLGPVKVFMDGSLLGATAAVTEDYCGHLHNSGYLLDDPRAYRDRISAAYRSGWPVALHAIGDAAIDLAIEIISGLQEKHGPNALPNRIEHFGIARPDQVAAVARHGIAVTPQASFIGPLGDQFATLVGPGREGWLYRGQSLLEAGVLAAGSSDLPVADNNVRRAMASAVDRRTETGKVLGGAAECLSPGEALRLYTVNAAKATGLFADRGSLARGKLADFVVLSESPLQTQDIAALEILGTFVGGKSSYARSAAAVPATA; encoded by the coding sequence ATGAGACTCGATCTATTGGTCCGTGCCGGCAGCATCCTGACCATGGACGAGGCACGCCCCTCTGCCCGCGAGATGGGAATCATCTCCGGGCGCATCGTCGGATTCGACGAGGAGCTTTCCGGGTGCACGGCCGATCGCATCGAGGACTTCGGCGATGCCACCATCACCCCGGGCTTCATCGATGCCCACTGCCACACCACCTGGTGGGGGCTGGGACTCGATGCCCTGGACCTCTCGGAAGCACGCGGGCTCGAGGAACTCTACGCGCTGCTCGAAGACGAGATGGATCGGCTGGCCGGCAAGCCGGGCGTGTGGCTCAACGGCACCGGATTCAACCACAAGAACCACGGCGGTGCGTTCCCCGACATCCTGCGGCTCGACGCGATCACCGGGGACCGCCCGCTGTACCTGCGCCATATCTCCGGGCACGCCTCGATCACCAACACCGCCACCCTCGCCCTGGCCGGGGCCCTGGAACCCGGCTTTGCCGATCCCGTGGGCGGCGCCGTGGTGCGCGATGCGCAAGGATCGCCCACCGGGCTGGTCGAGGAAGCGGCCCAGGGCATCATCCAGAAGATGCTCCTGCCCTACTCCGTGGAGCAGATCGTCGGGGCCCTGGATGCCGCAACGTCCCGTTACGCCGCCGAAGGCATCACTTCCTTCACCGAGGCCGGCATCGGCGGCGGCTGGATCGGCCACTCCCCCGTGGAAGTCACCGCCTACCAAAAGGCGCTGGCCGCCGGGAAGCTGCATGCCCGCGCCCAACTGATGCCGACGCTCGACGCGCTGCGCGAGCAGGAGTCACACCCCACCGATGCCCACGGCAGCGGAACCGGGCTGGGGCTGGACCTGGGCGTGACGGCCGGATTCGGCAACGAGCACCTCTCTTTGGGCCCGGTCAAGGTGTTCATGGACGGCTCCCTGCTGGGGGCCACCGCCGCGGTGACCGAGGACTATTGCGGGCACCTGCACAACAGCGGCTACCTGCTCGATGACCCCCGGGCCTACCGCGACCGGATCTCCGCCGCCTACCGCTCCGGCTGGCCCGTGGCCCTGCACGCCATCGGGGACGCGGCCATCGACCTGGCCATCGAGATCATCTCCGGGCTGCAGGAGAAGCACGGCCCCAACGCGCTGCCCAACCGCATCGAGCACTTCGGCATCGCCCGCCCCGACCAGGTCGCGGCCGTGGCCAGGCACGGGATCGCGGTGACCCCGCAGGCCTCCTTCATCGGCCCGCTGGGCGACCAGTTCGCCACGCTCGTCGGGCCCGGGCGCGAGGGCTGGCTCTACCGGGGCCAATCGCTGCTGGAGGCGGGCGTCCTGGCCGCCGGCAGCTCGGATCTTCCGGTGGCCGACAACAACGTGCGCCGGGCCATGGCCTCGGCCGTGGACCGCAGGACCGAAACCGGCAAGGTGCTCGGCGGGGCCGCCGAATGCCTGAGCCCGGGCGAGGCGCTGCGTCTCTACACCGTCAATGCGGCCAAGGCCACCGGACTGTTCGCCGACCGCGGGTCCCTGGCCCGCGGCAAGCTCGCGGACTTCGTGGTGCTTTCCGAATCCCCGCTGCAAACCCAGGACATTGCCGCGCTCGAAATCCTGGGCACCTTCGTCGGCGGAAAGTCCAGCTACGCGCGCTCCGCCGCCGCAGTTCCCGCCACCGCCTGA